A single region of the Acinetobacter sp. WCHA45 genome encodes:
- the nfuA gene encoding Fe-S biogenesis protein NfuA, translating into MSTENTNTAIAEEIPNLLITPSAQEYLSDLLSKQNTPGIGVRVFVEHPGTPRAECCMAYSAPDEVVPTDYKQEYPDFPAYVDAPSIPYLLDAVIDYNKDRFGGQLTFRAPNSKVPRVGPDASIEERITYILQSEINPGLEGHGGNCSLVEVKDDPEHGLTAVLKFGGGCQGCSAIDVTLKQGVETTLQQHVPELKRVVDQTDHSQSEGAYFK; encoded by the coding sequence ATGTCGACTGAGAACACCAACACTGCAATTGCAGAAGAAATCCCAAACCTTTTGATTACTCCATCTGCGCAAGAGTATTTAAGTGATTTATTATCAAAGCAAAATACTCCAGGGATTGGCGTTCGTGTTTTTGTAGAACATCCAGGTACACCGCGTGCAGAATGTTGTATGGCATATAGCGCACCTGATGAAGTAGTACCAACAGACTACAAACAGGAATATCCTGATTTTCCTGCTTATGTTGATGCACCATCCATTCCATATTTATTAGATGCTGTCATTGACTACAACAAAGACCGTTTTGGTGGTCAATTAACTTTCCGTGCACCAAATTCGAAAGTGCCGCGTGTTGGCCCAGATGCGTCAATTGAAGAACGAATTACCTACATTTTACAATCTGAGATCAATCCAGGTTTAGAGGGTCATGGCGGTAATTGTAGTTTAGTCGAAGTGAAAGATGATCCAGAGCATGGTCTTACTGCTGTATTGAAATTTGGTGGTGGTTGCCAAGGTTGCTCAGCAATTGATGTTACCCTTAAACAAGGTGTTGAAACGACTTTACAACAGCATGTCCCAGAATTAAAGCGTGTGGTTGACCAAACTGATCACTCTCAGTCAGAAGGTGCGTACTTTAAGTAA
- a CDS encoding TonB-dependent siderophore receptor yields the protein MSNKIARHTLLATSILSGMMTFAYAAETTVNQSGLVEKSNENDVVKLETIVLTAEEQIKQSLGVSKITVEDLEKIPVRNDISEYVRRMPGVNLTGNSATGQRGNNRQIDIRGMGPENTLILIDGKPVSSRNSVRYGWKGERDTRGDSNWVPVEAIESIEVLRGPAAARYGSGAAGGVVNIITKKVTNETHGSVELYTNQPEDSKEGDSTRVSFNLSGPIIKDILSYRLYGNYNKTDADAVDINKSIGSQAAGREGVKNKDIAGRLAWQATDEQTVLLDISSGRQGNIYSGDSQLNSNAETDPILSQLIGKETNTMYRDSLALTHEGDWDWGKSKLVAQYDKTRNKRLPEGLAGSVEGKINNLNDRVTSKLDTLRLNGELNIPLEYYLPQALTLGVEWVEDKFTDQTSTTQGKDQSGAGYGDQLAKGDRSKMESRIASAYIEDNFKVTDMTDVVVGLRFDDHSKSGSNWSPSLNITQKLNDHFTLKGGIAKAYKAPNMYQNAEGYLLSTNGNGCPANIASRCLLQGNGDLKPETSINKEIGIQFQKDVVNASLAWFRNDYKNKIVAGTDIVGTVNDSSTNANGGVAQTTWNILRWDNTPEALIQGFEGSLGLDYGNIRWTNNFTYMMDSKDKKTGNPLSLVPNYTINSIFDYDITDQLDVNFVYTQYGRQKSRQFAENRIEAGVGSGGTSSAIKPSDVKSYSLVGLNMGYKFNSQFSTRLGVSNLFDKQILRDSNSISQTYNEPGRAYYASLKYSF from the coding sequence ATGTCTAATAAAATAGCACGCCATACATTACTCGCGACTTCGATTCTGAGTGGCATGATGACGTTTGCATATGCAGCAGAAACTACAGTTAATCAAAGTGGATTGGTTGAAAAATCAAATGAAAACGATGTTGTTAAACTGGAGACAATTGTTCTAACAGCAGAGGAACAAATTAAACAATCTCTCGGAGTTTCTAAGATCACTGTCGAAGATTTAGAAAAAATTCCAGTACGTAATGATATTTCTGAATACGTTCGTCGTATGCCAGGCGTTAACTTAACAGGGAATAGTGCAACAGGTCAGCGTGGAAATAATCGTCAAATTGATATTCGTGGTATGGGGCCTGAGAATACACTCATTTTGATTGATGGAAAGCCTGTTTCCTCACGTAACTCTGTACGCTATGGTTGGAAAGGAGAGCGTGATACGCGAGGAGATTCAAATTGGGTGCCAGTAGAAGCAATCGAGTCTATTGAGGTTTTACGAGGTCCAGCAGCAGCTCGTTATGGTTCTGGAGCGGCGGGTGGTGTAGTCAATATTATTACTAAGAAAGTAACGAATGAGACACATGGTTCCGTTGAGCTATATACCAATCAACCTGAAGATTCCAAAGAAGGCGATTCTACTCGAGTAAGTTTCAATCTTAGTGGTCCAATCATTAAAGATATTTTATCTTATCGTTTATATGGTAATTACAATAAAACTGATGCAGATGCAGTAGATATTAATAAATCAATTGGCAGTCAGGCTGCTGGTCGAGAAGGGGTTAAAAATAAAGATATTGCTGGGCGCTTAGCTTGGCAAGCAACTGATGAACAAACAGTATTGCTTGATATTTCTTCTGGTCGCCAAGGCAATATTTATTCTGGAGACTCTCAATTAAATTCAAATGCAGAAACCGACCCAATTCTTTCTCAACTTATTGGGAAAGAAACCAATACCATGTATCGAGATAGCTTGGCGCTAACTCATGAAGGAGATTGGGATTGGGGTAAAAGCAAATTGGTTGCGCAGTACGATAAAACGCGTAATAAAAGACTTCCAGAGGGTTTAGCAGGAAGTGTTGAAGGAAAAATTAATAATTTAAATGATCGTGTTACATCTAAACTAGACACGTTAAGATTAAACGGCGAGCTAAATATTCCACTTGAATATTATCTGCCACAAGCATTGACCTTGGGTGTCGAGTGGGTGGAAGACAAATTCACTGATCAGACCTCTACAACACAAGGTAAGGATCAAAGTGGTGCTGGCTATGGCGATCAGCTTGCTAAAGGTGATCGTAGTAAAATGGAATCACGAATTGCATCGGCATATATTGAAGATAACTTCAAAGTTACAGATATGACCGATGTTGTGGTCGGTTTACGTTTTGATGATCATAGTAAATCAGGCTCAAACTGGAGTCCAAGTTTAAACATAACGCAAAAATTAAATGATCATTTTACTTTGAAAGGGGGGATTGCCAAAGCCTATAAAGCCCCGAATATGTACCAAAATGCTGAAGGTTATTTATTAAGTACCAATGGTAATGGTTGTCCTGCAAATATTGCTTCGCGCTGTTTATTACAAGGTAATGGCGATTTAAAACCAGAAACTTCAATCAACAAAGAAATTGGGATTCAATTCCAAAAAGATGTTGTGAATGCCAGCTTAGCTTGGTTCCGTAATGATTATAAAAATAAGATTGTTGCTGGAACAGACATTGTTGGGACTGTGAATGATTCAAGTACAAATGCAAACGGAGGGGTTGCGCAAACGACTTGGAATATTCTTCGTTGGGATAATACACCAGAGGCATTGATTCAAGGGTTTGAAGGGAGTTTAGGACTAGATTATGGCAATATCCGCTGGACCAACAATTTCACTTATATGATGGACTCTAAGGATAAGAAAACAGGAAATCCTTTGTCACTTGTTCCAAACTATACGATTAACTCAATTTTCGATTATGACATCACGGATCAATTGGATGTGAATTTTGTTTACACTCAATATGGTCGTCAAAAATCACGTCAATTCGCAGAAAATAGGATTGAAGCAGGCGTGGGTTCAGGTGGTACAAGTAGTGCGATTAAGCCAAGTGATGTAAAAAGTTATAGCTTAGTCGGTTTAAATATGGGCTATAAATTTAACAGTCAATTCAGCACTCGTCTTGGTGTAAGTAATTTATTTGATAAACAAATTTTAAGAGATAGTAATTCAATCAGTCAAACATATAACGAACCGGGTCGTGCTTATTATGCAAGTTTAAAATATTCATTCTAA